One genomic window of Anaeromyxobacter diazotrophicus includes the following:
- a CDS encoding DUF554 domain-containing protein, which produces MELFARTSGTWFNMGTVVLGTAVGLAAGGRLPERMGRTLMQVLGLVTLLVGLRMAWELDGLHAGRVPGVIVALVSLALGAIAGEALGLEERLQTLGDFLRRRFRGSGRFTEGFVTASLLFCIGPMAIVGSIQNGLSHDSRTLVLKSALDGIASIALAGVYGVGVGFSALVLGALQGGMSLGAAGLARSLPDPAVDPRVLLVSGAGGLLIVGIGVNLLLGGLSVEDRRVRVGAMLPALAIAPALQALLG; this is translated from the coding sequence ATGGAGCTCTTCGCCAGGACCTCGGGGACGTGGTTCAACATGGGCACGGTGGTGCTGGGCACCGCGGTCGGCCTCGCCGCCGGCGGGCGGCTGCCCGAGCGCATGGGCCGCACGCTCATGCAGGTGCTCGGGCTCGTCACGCTGCTCGTGGGCCTCCGCATGGCCTGGGAGCTCGACGGCCTGCACGCCGGCCGGGTGCCGGGCGTCATCGTGGCGCTCGTCAGCCTCGCGCTCGGCGCCATCGCCGGGGAGGCGCTCGGGCTCGAGGAGCGGCTGCAGACGCTGGGGGACTTCCTGCGCCGGCGGTTCCGCGGCAGCGGGCGGTTCACCGAGGGGTTCGTCACCGCGAGCCTCCTCTTCTGCATCGGCCCCATGGCGATCGTGGGCTCGATCCAGAACGGGCTCTCCCACGACTCCCGCACGCTCGTGCTCAAGTCGGCGCTCGACGGCATCGCCTCGATCGCGCTCGCCGGCGTCTACGGGGTGGGCGTCGGCTTCTCGGCGCTCGTGCTCGGCGCGCTGCAGGGCGGGATGAGCCTCGGGGCCGCGGGGCTGGCGCGCAGCCTGCCGGACCCCGCCGTCGACCCTCGCGTGCTGCTCGTGAGTGGGGCGGGCGGGTTGCTCATCGTGGGGATCGGCGTGAACCTGCTGCTCGGCGGCCTCTCCGTCGAGGACCGACGGGTGCGGGTGGGGGCCATGCTCCCCGCGCTCGCCATCGCGCCCGCGCTGCAGGCGCTGCTCGGCTGA